The Fragaria vesca subsp. vesca linkage group LG2, FraVesHawaii_1.0, whole genome shotgun sequence genome includes a window with the following:
- the LOC101315411 gene encoding HBS1-like protein-like: MPRKGNFGLDYNDEEYDVYEDYDYDHDDDFGIETNGKEPELKQETVRRDIWRCSICTYDNEESLTVCDICGVLRKPLGRVGSNIDKKTAPFKFDVPSPDDVVSNGLRSSKVGSKASASDLQSSGVSSKAAKKISAVSAQSSAEWSDSSSTAARKDQQPRLDKAIQSGNWATIQSNGNLASSSSFQPTSSHMEEGISSLAIGGKPESLTTSSKNMSSDARSGPSKITNSRGSHSRADYKPEKWMLPDEAVDTLTQLNLAIVGHVDSGKSTLSGRLLHLLGRVSKKDMHKYEKESKSQGKGSFVYAWALDESAEERERGITMNVAVAYFDSRKYHVVVLDSPGHKDFVPNMISGATQADAAVLLVDASYGAFEAGIKGQTMEHAQLIRSFGVDQIIVAVNKMDVVEYSKDRFDEIKLTLGKFLRSRGFKDSSVYWVPLSVMENQNLVSAPSEARLLSWYRGPSLLDSIDSLQPPTRDFQRPLLMPICDVIRSTSLGHVSACGKLEAGALRSGSKVLVMPSGEIGTVRSLERDSQACSIARAGDNVGVTLQGIDGGHLMAGGVLCHPNFPVAFAKHLELKVLLLDVATPMLMGSEVEFHIHHTKEAARVVKILSLIDAKGKVTKKSPRCLLAKQRAVIEVLLQGPVCVEEHTNSKALGSVSLRASGNTVALGVVSRIIKEQE, from the exons ATGCCTCGTAAAGGAAATTTCGGACTTGATTACAATGATGAAGAGTACGATGTCTATGAAGATTATGATTATGACCACGACGATGATTTTGGAATAGAAACTAATG GCAAAGAACCTGAGTTAAAGCAGGAAACTGTAAGGCGTGATATTTGGCGTTGTTCCATTTGTACATATGATAATGAGGAGAGTTTGACTGTGTGTGACATTTGTGGGGTTCTTCGCAAACCTTTGGGTAGAGTTGGAAGCAATATCGATAAGAAAACAG CTCCTTTCAAGTTTGATGTTCCATCTCCAGATGATGTGGTTTCTAATGGATTGCGATCCTCCAAAGTGGGTTCAAAAG CCAGTGCTAGTGACTTACAATCTTCAGGAGTTTCCTCGAAGGCTGCTAAGAAGATTAGTGCGGTTAGTGCACAATCAAGTGCTGAATGGTCAGATAGCTCATCTACCGCGGCACGAAAAGACCAACAACCTAGATTAGATAAGGCAATTCAATCAGGGAATTGGGCAACTATACAATCAAATGGTAATTTGGCGAGCAGTTCATCCTTTCAGCCAACAAGCTCTCATATGGAAGAGGGCATTAGTTCTTTAGCGATTGGAGGCAAGCCAGAGTCTCTGACTACTAGCTCTAAGAACATGTCTTCAGATGCTAGATCTGGGCCTTCTAAAATTACTAACTCTAGGGGATCACATTCAAGAGCAGACTACAAACCTGAAAAATGGATGCTTCCTGATGAAGCTGTTGATACATTGACTCAACTGAATCTTGCAATT GTTGGACATGTTGATTCTGGAAAATCGACACTCTCAGGTAGACTGCTTCACCTTTTGGGACGAGTATCAAAAAAAGACATGCACAAATATGAGAAAGAGTCAAAGTCACAG GGAAAGGGCTCATTTGTGTATGCTTGGGCATTGGATGAGAGTGCAGAAGAAAGGGAAAGAGGAATAACTATGAATGTGGCCGTTGCATATTTTGATTCCAGAAAGTATCATGTTGTTGTGCTCGATTCCCCTGGCCATAAAGACTTTGTTCCAAACATGATATCTGGGGCAACACAAGCTGATGCTGCAGTACTTCTTGTAGATGCTTCATATGGTGCATTTGAAGCTGGTATAAAGGGACAGACAATGGAGCATGCACAACTTATCAGAAGCTTTGGTGTTGATCAAATTATAGTTGCGGTTAACAAGATGGATGTTGTTGAATACTCCAAGGATCGATTTGATGAAATCAAACTGACTCTTGGAAAATTTCTCCGTTCCCGTGGTTTCAAAGATTCTTCAGTGTATTGGGTTCCATTGAGTGTCATGGAAAATCAAAATTTGGTATCAGCTCCTTCTGAGGCTCGTTTGTTGTCTTG GTATCGTGGACCTTCCCTGTTGGATTCAATTGATTCCCTTCAACCTCCCACAAGAGATTTTCAAAGGCCGCTGCTCATGCCAATATGTGATGTTATCAGATCTACTTCTCTAGGACATGTGTCTGCTTGTGGTAAATTGGAAGCAGGTGCTCTTCGAAGTGGATCAAAG GTTCTGGTTATGCCTTCGGGGGAAATAGGGACTGTCCGCTCTTTGGAACGAGACTCTCAGGCATGTTCCATTGCAAGAGCTGGTGACAATGTGGGTGTTACTCTGCAAGGCATTGATGGTGGTCATTTGATGGCAGGGGGTGTGCTTTGTCACCCTAATTTTCCGGTTGCATTTGCAAAACATTTGGAATTAAAAGTGCTTCTTTTGGATGTTGCCACCCCTATGTTGATGGGCTCTGAA GTGGAATTTCACATACACCACACGAAAGAGGCTGCAAGAGTTGTAAAGATATTGTCATTAATAGACGCAAAGGGCAAAGTGACAAAAAAGTCTCCTCGCTGTCTTCTTGCAAAGCAGAGGGCTGTTATAGAG GTACTTTTGCAAGGGCCAGTTTGTGTGGAAGAGCATACAAATTCTAAAGCTCTAGGGAGCGTATCTCTG
- the LOC101290931 gene encoding uncharacterized aarF domain-containing protein kinase At4g31390, chloroplastic-like — translation MNSISVNCTCASPFPAKHLSSAGQRNGPSEAFDYRRRVRRFRVSNAATGTRRSLASSSGGEAGFGKVIKSSDAMEQLDFERGVCLPFRKYTPETVRNKVLESNGAVASLISRGVEIVWTLGLYWSTLMYDYFVGRDQEVVPKRARQLRNLLCDLGPSFIKAGQVLANRPDIIREDYMNELCILQDDVPPFPNQVAFEIIEEELGQPLEAIFSKISSQTIAAASLGQVYRATLRDTGEDVAIKVQRPQIEPIIYRDLFLFRTLASFLNGISLQKLGCNAELIVDEFGEKLLEELDYTLEARNIEDFLENFKDDPTVKIPEVYKQLCGPRVLVMEWIDGIRCTNPQAIREAGIDVNGFLTVGVSAALRQLLEFGLFHGDPHPGNVFAMRDGRIGYVDFGNVAVLSQQNKQILIDAVVHAVNEDYVEMANDFTRLGFLAPGTDVSPIVPALEAIWQNSLGKGLSDFNFRSVTGKFNELVYNYPIRIPERFSLVIRSLLTQEGICFTLQRDFKFLEVAYPYVAKRLLTDPNPALRERLIQVLFKDGVFQWKRLENLIVLAKENVSMMSSNPALQAKEMSKLDLTDTIKDGARLFIFDEGIRRKLILALTEDSKLHIEELVDVYRLVEDQIDIQTVAVEVARDFPSFVRDVMLSWSDAVLTDR, via the exons ATGAATTCCATTTCTGTAAATTGCACCTGCGCTTCTCCCTTTCCCGCCAAGCACCTGAGCTCCGCCGGTCAAAGAAATGGACCGTCGGAGGCGTTTGATTACCGGCGAAGAGTCCGGAGATTCCGAGTTTCGAATGCCGCCACCGGAACGCGGCGGAGCTTGGCGTCGTCGAGCGGCGGCGAGGCCGGTTTCGGGAAGGTGATCAAGTCTAGCGACGCCATGGAGCAGCTCGACTTCGAGCGCGGCGTTTGCTTGCCGTTTCGCAAGTATACTCCCGAAACT GTGAGGAATAAGGTGTTGGAATCCAATGGGGCAGTTGCATCGCTAATTTCGAGAGGTGTGGAGATAGTATGGACTTTGGGCTTGTATTGGTCTACCTTGATGTATGACTACTTTGTGGGAAGGGATCAAGAAGTTGTACCAAAGCGTGCTCGACAGCTTAGAAATCTCCTGTGTGATTTGGGGCCTTCTTTCATCAAAGCTGGCCAG GTTCTTGCAAACAGACCTGATATTATAAGAGAAGATTACATGAATGAACTCTGCATACTCCAAGATGATGTTCCTCCCTTCCCAAATCAG GTCGCCTTTGAGATAATTGAAGAGGAGTTGGGTCAACCCCTTGAAGCTATATTCAGTAAAATTTCGTCACAGACAATAGCAGCTGCCAGTTTGGGTCAAGTTTACCGAGCTACTTTACGTGACACTGGCGAGGATGTAGCTATTAAG GTTCAAAGGCCACAGATAGAACCTATCATTTATAGGGATCTTTTTCTGTTCCGTACTCTTGCTTCATTCTTAAACGGAATCAGTCTACAGAAACTTGGGTGCAATGCTGAGCTCATTGTTGATGAATTCGGTGAGAAGCTTTTGGAGGAGCTTGATTACACTTTG GAAGCCCGCAATATTGAAGATTTTCTCGAGAACTTCAAAGATGACCCTACTGTCAAGATACCTGAGGTTTACAAACAGCTTTGTGGTCCACGTGTTCTAGTAATGGAGTGGATAGATGGTATCCGGTGCACTAACCCGCAG GCAATTAGAGAAGCTGGCATTGATGTGAATGGGTTCTTAACTGTTGGAGTCAGTGCTGCGTTGCGGCAGTTGCTGGAATTTGGATTGTTCCATGGAGATCCACATCCTGGAAATGTTTTTGCTATGCGTGATGGACGTATTGGATATGTAGACTTTGGGAATGTTGCTGTGCTTAGTCAG CAAAATAAACAGATTCTGATTGATGCCGTCGTCCATGCTGTAAACGAGGACTATGTTGAGATGGCGAACGATTTCACCAGGCTGGGCTTCTTGGCTCCTGGGACTGATGTCTCTCCTATTGTTCCAGCTCTAGAAGCAATCTGGCAGAACTCTCTCGGAAAAGGACTGTCTGACTTCAATTTTCGAAGTGTTACTG GGAAGTTTAATGAATTAGTTTACAACTATCCCATCCGTATTCCAGAGAGGTTTTCGCTTGTTATCAGATCTTTATTGACTCAAGAGGGTATCTGTTTTACTTTGCAACGAGACTTCAAATTTCTTGAG GTTGCTTATCCATATGTGGCAAAGCGCCTCCTAACAGATCCAAACCCGGCTCTGCGTGAACGCCTCATACAA GTACTATTTAAGGATGGTGTTTTCCAATGGAAGCGGCTAGAAAATCTCATTGTTCTTGCCAAAGAAAATGTGTCAATGATGAGCAGCAATCCTGCATTGCAAGCGAAAGAAATGTCT AAACTGGACCTCACTGACACCATCAAAGATGGAGCTCGCCTATTCATCTTTGATGAAGGAATCCGTAGAAAGCTCATTCTTGCTTTGACGGAAGATTCAAAGCTTCACATAGAAGAG CTCGTGGATGTGTATAGACTGGTCGAAGATCAGATAGATATACAAACAGTTGCTGTGGAAGTAGCACGAG ATTTTCCATCGTTTGTGCGAGATGTGATGCTTTCGTGGAGTGATGCGGTCTTAACTGATAGATAG
- the LOC101300878 gene encoding replication protein A 32 kDa subunit A-like, with protein MFSGSQFDASSAFGGGGFMSSQATQFGGDSNSSSARSRESHGLVPVTVKQISEAHQSGDEKSNFVIGGVDVANVSLLGMVFEKVEKTTDVSFTIDDGTGRIKCRRWVNEAFDSTEMEAVEDGMYVRVNGNLKVFQGVRQIGAFSVRPVKNFDEVAFHYIECIYNHLRLQKLQGIAVNQPQPMGSSVYTPVKSEPSGYQTASSNQLSGQFTADGRKSVHELIIEYMRLQPSSTNGTSTQELSQRLNLPMEKIMDAIRPLEADGELYSTIDEFHYKIADE; from the exons ATGTTCTCAGGCAGCCAATTCGACGCCTCCTCCGCCTTCGGCGGCGGCGGGTTCATGTCTTCTCAGGCCACTCAATTCGGCGGCGATTCCAATTCCTCCTCGGCTAGG AGTCGTGAAAGTCACGGACTGGTTCCGGTGACGGTGAAGCAGATTAGCGAAGCTCATCAGTCCGGAGATGAGAAATCAAACTTTGTGATCGGCGGCGTTGATGTGGCCAAT GTGTCTTTGCTTGGGATGGTGTTTGAGAAAGTTGAGAAGACCACTGATGTTTCTTTTACCATCGATGACGGAACAGGGCGAATCAAATGCCGAAGATG GGTCAACGAGGCTTTCGACTCAACAGAAATGGAGGCAGTAGA GGATGGAATGTATGTTCGTGTCAATGGAAATTTGAAAGTTTTTCAAGGTGTTCGGCAGATAGGTGCATTCTCTGTGAG GCCTGTGAAGAACTTTGATGAAGTTGCCTTCCATTACATTGAGTGCATATATAACCACTTACGGTTACAG AAGCTGCAAGGAATTGCTGTAAATCAACCTCAGCCCATGGGATCATCTGTGTACACTCCTGTAAAGAGTGAGCCAAGTGGATATCAGACCGCCTCATCAAACCAA TTATCGGGCCAATTTACTGCTGATGGACGAAAGAGTGTTCATGAATTAATCATCGAATATATGAGGCTGCAGCCTTCCAGCAC AAATGGAACAAGCACACAAGAGCTTTCCCAGCGCCTAAATCTCCCCATGGAAAAGATCAT GGACGCTATCAGGCCTCTTGAAGCAGACGGCGAACTATATTCCACAATTGATGAATTTCACTATAAGATAGCTGATGAGTAG
- the LOC101302898 gene encoding transcription factor MYB28-like, with the protein MGRGPRCSKDGLNKGAWLEAEDKLLLGYIKNHGEGKWSNVAKETGLKRCGKSCRLRWMNYLRPDIKRGSISDDEEELIIRLHKLLGNRWSLIAGRLPGRTDNEIKNYWNSNLAKKMAQAAAQTSSQSKCNNAIVQRTPDGTQPQQQYSRVNTVIPTQPPPATAAAAASPVHHRSLNDFSNSVAMNNTNDLVKAINSVDSHMSREDGSPSTTTTTNTTGDGDDRLGSSPTNFMLDFNTDDHEDFCKILDCDFANLNSAIDGDDDHQGSPVLELPKQMMDKNMQAADFGSLASFLESDEDWLGNDLNVMLS; encoded by the exons ATGGGTAGAGGTCCAAGGTGTTCTAAGGATGGACTCAACAAAGGAGCTTGGTTGGAAGCTGAAGATAAATTGCTCTTGGGTTACATCAAGAACCATGGTGAAGGCAAATGGAGCAATGTCGCTAAGGAAACAG GTCTAAAGAGATGTGGGAAGAGCTGCCGACTTCGTTGGATGAACTATCTGAGACCTGATATTAAGAGGGGCAGCATTTCTGATGATGAAGAAGAACTAATCATCAGACTCCATAAGCTCCTAGGCAACAG ATGGTCTCTGATAGCCGGAAGACTTCCCGGGCGAACAGACAATGAAATCAAGAATTACTGGAACTCCAACTTGGCCAAGAAAATGGCACAAGCTGCAGCTCAAACTTCATCTCAGTCCAAATGCAATAATGCAATTGTCCAAAGAACCCCTGACGGGACACAGCCACAACAGCAATACAGTAGGGTCAACACTGTCATTCCAACACAGCCACCACCTGCTACAGCTGCTGCAGCAGCTAGTCCTGTTCATCATAGAAGCCTTAATGACTTCTCTAATAGTGTAGCCATGAATAATACCAACGACTTGGTCAAGGCTATTAATTCTGTCGACTCCCATATGTCCAGGGAAGATGGTTCACCATCTACAACAACTACTACTAATACTACTGGCGATGGTGATGATCGTTTGGGAAGTTCGCCGACGAATTTTATGTTGGACTTCAACACTGATGATCATGAGGACTTCTGCAAAATACTGGACTGTGACTTTGCGAATCTGAACAGTGCCATTGATGGAGATGATGATCATCAGGGCAGTCCGGTTTTAGAACTACCTAAGCAGATGATGGACAAGAATATGCAAGCTGCTGATTTTGGGTCTCTGGCTTCATTTCTGGAGTCTGATGAGGATTGGCTTGGGAATGATCTAAATGTCATGTTGAGTTAA
- the LOC101295484 gene encoding uncharacterized protein LOC101295484 produces MGGVEVIKSKGCSRLSGGLSSPLPSFKAQRAFGPMSPAANSTGSETVVRSNAPFSGLVICVTGLSKEARKQVMEATGRLGGQYSPHLHPQCTHLVVQSFGGRKFEHAFKHGSKNGLSIVTIGWFVDSVRKNVRLSESLYSIKSMGQNGIRLDELNRLVGFSGAENSCLPVGAYGTKQLSTIEEPQFSGREFNCNRSSDSTLSGLSMYVDLDISAELRNKVIQAISREGATFVDQWFVGSRASHVVCEGSSSRKYLGHSSNIVTPLWVLKTVKEKYVQRLVHISADLARQVGTMLEDLQNGIADEETTEHNVPEDAQTYRNKASLEKRQKIVNSAKTGVRNHRGLRMQTCQTPMRPITPSSLLDSICWSISEPTLAASIYTETFSFEDASEHQTSVFFDAKGDAKDSEASFANLTRPLKESEKSELIFKNHFLTILFPIDRFAEMGPSSRTFFGNDGFTCLQVLDHIYAYYQESMSVHEIEAAIHTDSKHADRLRSVYASKETAERGYAIFKRIDFLGSRRSFEMLKRVNGDNNSNVYELIIRA; encoded by the exons ATGGGTGGAGTGGAAGTGATAAAGAGCAAAGGCTGTTCTAGACTGTCCGGTGGGTTATCTTCTCCGCTGCCTTCGTTTAAAGCTCAGAGAGCTTTTGGGCCAATGTCTCCGGCGGCAAACTCTACTGGGTCGGAGACGGTTGTCCGATCAAACGCACCGTTTTCCGGGCTTGTTATTTGCGTTACTGGGTTGTCCAAAG AAGCGAGGAAACAAGTTATGGAAGCAACTGGGAGATTGGGTGGGCAGTATAGCCCTCACTTGCATCCCCAATGTACCCATTTGGTGGTCCAA AGCTTTGGTGGTCGCAAATTTGAGCATGCTTTCAAGCATGGATCAAAAAATGGTCTCTCTATCGTTACAATTGGGTGGTTTGTGGATAGTGTTAGGAAGAATG TGAGGCTGAGTGAATCACTCTATAGTATCAAGAGTATGGGACAGAATGGTATTCGTTTGGATGAGTTGAATAGGCTTGTTGGGTTTTCTGGTGCGGAAAATTCTTGTCTTCCTGTTGGTGCTTATGGAACCAAGCAGTTAAGCACGATTGAAGAACCACAATTTTCTGGAAGAGAGTTCAACTGTAACAGAAGTTCTGACTCTACTCTATCTGGTCTCTCCATGTATGTCGACTTGGATATATCAGCTGAACTGAGGAACAAG GTTATTCAGGCTATTAGTAGAGAGGGTGCCACGTTTGTAGATCAATGGTTTGTTGGTTCCCGAGCCAGTCATGTGGTGTGCGAAGGGTCTTCCAGCCGTAAATATCTTGGCCACTCTAGCAATATCGTTACA CCACTGTGGGTTTTGAAGACAGTCAAGGAGAAGTATGTGCAAAGGCTTGTCCATATATCTGCAGATTTAGCCAGGCAAGTTGGTACAATGCTTGAAGATTTGCAGAATGGCATCGCAGATGAG GAAACAACTGAGCACAATGTCCCTGAAGATGCTCAGACTTACAGAAATAAAGCAAGCCTAGAAAAGAGGCAAAAGATTGTGAATTCTGCTAAAACTGGAGTTAGAAATCACCGTGGTCTTCGGATGCAG ACTTGTCAAACCCCCATGCGTCCAATAACTCCTAGCAGCCTTCTGGATTCCATTTGCTGGTCAATTTCAGAGCCAACTTTGGCGGCATCCATCTACACCGAAACTTTCAGTTTTGAAGATGCTAGTGAACATCAAACGTCTGTATTTTTTGATGCAAAAGGTGATGCCAAGGATTCAGAAGCTTCATTTGCCAACTTGACTAGACCACTCAAGGAAAG TGAGAAATCGGAACTAATATTTAAAAACCACTTTCTTACCATCCTGTTCCCAATTGACCGATTTGCTGAGATGGGGCCATCCTCCAGAACGTTTTTCGGCAATGATGGGTTTACATGCTTGCAGGTGTTAGATCATATCTATGCATATTACCAG GAGAGCATGTCAGTCCACGAAATAGAGGCTGCAATTCACACAGACTCAAAACACGCGGATCGGCTTCGATCAGTGTACGCAAGTAAAGAAACAGCAGAACGTGGTTATGCGATTTTCAAACGAATCGACTTCCTAGGGAGTCGCAGAAGTTTTGAAATGCTGAAGCGTGTCAACGGAGACAACAACAGTAATGTATATGAGTTGATAATCAGAGCCTAA
- the LOC101292864 gene encoding 3beta-hydroxysteroid-dehydrogenase/decarboxylase isoform 2-like, producing the protein MAGDDRWCVVTGGRGFAARHLVLMLIRQNIYRVRIADLGPTIDLEHSESDGVLADALNSGRAEYISIDLRRKDQVLQACQGAEVVFHMAAPNSSINNFQLHHSVNVEGTKNVIDACVEQKVKRLIYTSSPSVVFDGVHSIIDGDESLPYPPKHNDTYSATKAQGEELVIKANGVKGLLTCCIRPSSIFGPGDRLLVPSLVVAARAGKSKFIIGDGNNIYDFTYVENVAHAHVCAERALASEATVAEKAAGQAYFITNMEPIKFWDFMSLILEGLGYERPRIKIPAAVMMPIAHVVEWTYKLLGPYGMKVPQLTPSRIRLLSCTRSFKSSKAQDQIGYTPIISLQEGLKRTIESYPHLRAEHQPKREGPSKASVYLGSGRVADTLLWKDKKQTFKALLVLITIYCNFIASQATVITVISKSLMFASIFVFISSNLPEKILGYKLEKLQSSHFHLSEEMSQQIAGSVASSWNISVKTLKSLGKGNDWVLFLKVALSLLVLSFLGAISLQTSFIIGVSIAFLAFYVYEKQEEKIDAMVLEAFSHGCKLKSDILRKFNTSKKIE; encoded by the exons ATGGCCGGCGATGACAGGTGGTGCGTCGTCACCGGCGGCCGAGGCTTCGCCGCTCGCCATTTGGTCCTCATGCTCATCCGCCAAAACATCTACCGCGTCCGAATCGCCGACCTCGGCCCTACGATCGATCTCGAACATTCCGAGTCCGACGGAGTCCTCGCCGATGCTCTAAACTCCGGCCGCGCCGAGTACATTTCCATCGACCTCCGCCGCAAGGATCAAGTTCTTCAAG CATGTCAAGGCGCTGAGGTTGTGTTCCACATGGCGGCTCCTAATTCGTCGATCAACAATTTCCAGCTCCACCATTCTGTCAATGTGGAAG GAACTAAGAATGTGATTGATGCTTGTGTTGAGCAGAAAGTGAAGAGGCTCATCTACACTAGCTCTCCTAGCGTTGTGTTTGATGGGGTTCATAGCATTATTGATGGGGATGAGTCATTGCCATATCCACCTAAG CACAATGATACTTATTCGGCCACTAAAGCGCAAGGTGAAGAGTTGGTAATCAAGGCAAACGGTGTTAAAGGGCTTCTAACATGCTGCATACGCCCTAGCAGTATTTTCGGACCTGGTGATAGGTTACTTGTTCCGTCTTTAGTTGTTGCCGCCAGGGCAGGGAAATCAAAG TTCATTATCGGAGATGGCAATAACATTTATGACTTCACGTATGTTGAAAATGTGGCCCATGCCCATGTATGTGCAGAACGAGCTCTAGCATCTGAAGCGACAGTTGCAGAGAAAGCCGCAGGACAG GCATATTTTATAACCAATATGGAACCTATCAAATTTTGGGATTTTATGTCTCTTATTTTAGAAGGTCTTGGCTATGAAAG ACCAAGGATAAAAATCCCTGCAGCTGTTATGATGCCAATTGCACATGTGGTGGAGTGGACATATAAGCTTCTAGGCCCGTATGGGATGAAGGTTCCACAGCTGACGCCTTCAAGAATTAGACTCCTCTCTTGCACCAGATCTTTTAAATCATCAAAAGCACAGGATCAAATCGGTTACACACCCATCATTTCGCTTCAG GAGGGTCTCAAGAGAACAATTGAGTCATACCCACACTTGAGGGCTGAACATCAACCTAAAAGAGAAGGACCATCTAAAGCTTCTGTGTATCTTGGAAGCGGAAGGG TTGCTGATACATTACTGTGGAAGGACAAAAAACAGACATTCAAGGCACTATTAGTTTTGATTACAATCTACTGCAACTTCATTGCATCTCAAGCTACAGTTATAACTGTCATTTCAAAGAGTCTCATGTTCGCATCAATTTTCGTGTTCATCTCCAGCAATTTACCAGAAAAGAT ATTAGGATATAAACTCGAGAAGCTTCAGTCATCACATTTTCACTTATCAGAAGAGATGTCACAACAAATTGCTGGATCAGTGGCCTCATCATGGAATATATCTGTGAAAACTTTAAAATCTCTTGGGAAAGGAAATGACTGGGTATTGTTCCTTAAG GTGGCTCTATCCCTATTGGTTCTTAGCTTTCTTGGAGCCATTTCACTTCAAACCTCATTTATTATAG GAGTCTCGATTGCCTTTCTAGCCTTCTATGTGTACGAAAAACAAGAAGAAAAAATTGATGCCATGGTCCTAGAAGCTTTCTCACATGGATGCAAATTGAAGTCTGATATACTCCGAAAATTCAATACATCCAAAAAGATTGAGTGA